Proteins from a genomic interval of Musa acuminata AAA Group cultivar baxijiao chromosome BXJ1-9, Cavendish_Baxijiao_AAA, whole genome shotgun sequence:
- the LOC135586902 gene encoding CRS2-associated factor 2, mitochondrial-like, which produces MRRRLLLSVTVTVPLRTRTLISPPLLSSPSHHLLSRSNKHSASPHDDPHDPPFSPIAKAPNPKPKQSPKARNPKPKQAPKALPSGMDKPSLPFHSDLPFDFRYSYSETDPSLRPIGYREPPRFSPFGPGRLDRKWDGVSAPATGEAAEDRVSDDRSSVLGDPLTEEEVGELVERYRHSDCSRQINLGTGGVTHNTLEDIHNHWKRAEAVRIKCLGVPTLDMDNLCFHLEDKTGGKIIYRHINILLLYRGRNYDPKQRPVIPLMLWKPLAPIYPRLVPKVAEGLTFEQTKELRNRGLNTPALMKLTRNGVYANVVERVREAFRTSDVVRLDCAYIYTSDCKKIGVKLRDLVPCIPILFKDGQIIIWRGRETQDSD; this is translated from the exons ATGCGGCGTAGGCTGCTGCTCTCCGTCACCGTCACCGTCCCTCTCCGAACCCGAACCCTAATCtcgcctcctctcctctcctccccgtCTCATCACCTCCTCTCTCGCTCGAACAAGCACTCTGCGTCTCCCCACGACGATCCCCACGACCCTCCCTTCTCCCCTATCGCCAAAGCCCCGAATCCTAAACCCAAGCAGTCCCCCAAAGCCCGGAACCCTAAACCCAAGCAGGCCCCCAAAGCCCTGCCGTCCGGCATGGACAAGCCCTCTCTCCCTTTTCACTCCGACCTCCCCTTCGATTTCCGTTACTCCTACTCCGAGACCGATCCGTCCCTAAGGCCGATCGGGTACAGGGAGCCACCGCGCTTCTCGCCATTCGGCCCCGGGCGCCTGGACCGGAAATGGGACGGTGTGTCGGCGCCGGCGACCGGGGAGGCCGCGGAAGATAGGGTGTCCGACGACCGGAGCTCGGTGCTCGGGGATCCGCTCACAGAAGAAGAGGTCGGTGAGCTCGTTGAGCGGTATCGCCATAGCGATTGCTCTCGTCAGATCAACCTAG GGACAGGTGGTGTCACTCACAATACGCTGGAGGACATCCACAACCATTGGAAGAGAGCTGAAGCTGTAAGGATCAAGTGTCTAGGAGTCCCAACCCTCGACATGGATAACCTCTGCTTCCACCTTGAG GATAAAACAGGTGGAAAGATCATATATCGACATATTAACATCCTCCTGCTATATCGCGGACGGAACTATGATCCCAAGCAAAGGCCAGTCATACCCTTAATGTTATGGAAGCCACTGGCACCGATATATCCTAGGCTCGTTCCAAAGGTTGCTGAGGGTTTGACTTTTGAGCAAACAAAAGAGTTGAGGAATAGAGGATTGAACACACCAGCTCTGATGAAACTCA CCAGGAATGGCGTGTATGCGAATGTGGTGGAGAGGGTCAGGGAGGCCTTCAGAACTTCAGATGTTGTGAGACTGGACTGTGCTTACATATATACTAGTGATTGCAAAAAGATCGGTGTGAAGCTTAGG GATTTGGTCCCTTGTATTCCTATCCTATTTAAAGACGGGCAGATCATAATCTGGAGGGGAAGGGAGACCCAGGATTCTGATTGA
- the LOC135594025 gene encoding uncharacterized protein LOC135594025: MGDFSAPSFSLGLDLDLADLPTEGEEEEEEQERSPLPNPLSGVESPTLELFRDQRLEEREAIGPGIASDQEPIWGTPLPALKRLRRGPPPPRCRSNSLVAHSSLDDGGGELRDDSILLDDDIEEFSSPENNPSRDKSSSVRNHIAGSFSKFSLQNHGVLTGQSTTKLMVPKISRPFDVLPSAVSHEICNKKVFQNLSTPIRKIHLLSSDSDDSASEDKYKYKNKVDASKLRHQNLITENEQQRSLKYRKHLEDSFWKDFNPVNNINLATPALDEFCEEYFKSKKDPRPGQHREEDLTFCSSRVSGTKALADEIEGSHQQISISRNTKPQCNLTNPEPPAFQYFYHDDMRIQTLVKSRLCYFVPLGAELHGAEKQPGTENLNYMNQFSTTDVRSRACKTNKQGLNRSFRKGKRPKDASPKKSSDATGDWMTPKNCTAIPKDAGKRRVHASGHQSGHWFTDQNGRKAYVTKNGQELTGRVAYRQYKKDSGGFRKPRKKSAAKKKTK; the protein is encoded by the exons ATGGGCGACTTCTCGGCTCCTTCCTTCTCTCTCGGCCTCGATCTTGACCTCGCTGATCTCCCCACCGAaggtgaggaagaggaggaagaacaaGAGCGATCTCCTCTCCCTAATCCATTGTCCGGAGTAGAATCTCCTACCTTGGAGCTCTTCCGAGATCAACGGTTGGAAGAGCGAGAAGCGATTGGTCCTGGAATTGCGTCAGATCAGGAGCCCATCTGGGGAACCCCTCTGCCGGCTCTCAAGCGACTGCGGCGAGGCCCGCCTCCTCCTCGCTGTCGTAGCAATTCGCTGGTTGCTCATTCTTCTTTAGATGATGGTGGCGGTGAACTGAGAGATGATTCGATACTGTTAGACGATGACATCGAGGAGTTCTCATCCCCAGAAAATAATCCGAGTCGAG ATAAGTCTTCTTCAGTACGAAACCACATTGCTGGCAGCTTTTCAAAGTTTTCACTGCAAAATCATGGAGTCCTTACAGGTCAATCTACAACTAAGTTGATGGTGCCAAAAATCTCACGACCATTTGATGTCTTACCTTCAGCAGTTTCCCATGAAATCTGCAATAAGAAAGTGTTTCAGAATTTGAGTACTCCCATACGAAAAATACACCTATTGAGTTCAGATTCAGATGACTCAGCCAGTGAGGACAAATACAAGTACAAAAATAAAGTTGATGCATCTAAATTGAGGCATCAAAACCTAATTACAGAGAATGAACAGCAGAGAAGTTTGAAATACAGAAAACATCTGGAGGATAGTTTTTGGAAAGATTTTAATCCTGTAAATAACATAAACTTAGCCACGCCTGCTCTGGATGAGTTCTGTGAAGAGTATTTCAAATCAAAGAAGGATCCAAGACCAGGACAGCACAGAGAAGAGGATTTGACTTTTTGCAGTTCAAGAGTAAGTGGTACAAAAGCATTAGCTGATGAAATTGAAGGTTCCCATCAGCAGATAAGCATCTCCAGAAACACTAAGCCACAATGCAACTTGACCAATCCAGAACCTCCTGCTTTTCAGTATTTCTACCATGATGATATGAGGATTCAGACGCTAGTGAAAAGCCGGTTATGTTACTTTGTTCCTCTTGGTGCAGAACTGCATGGAGCAGAGAAACAACCTGGGACTGAAAATCTAAATTACAT GAATCAATTCAGCACCACGGATGTTCGAAGTCGAGCCTGTAAAACCAACAAGCAGGGTCTTAATAGAAGTTTTAGGAAGGGGAAAAGGCCAAAGGATGCTAGTCCGAAGAAGTCATCAGATGCTACTGGAGATTGGATGACTCCCAAAAATTGCACTGCTATTCCGAAAGATGCTGGAAAAAGGCGAGTCCATGCATCAGGTCATCAATCTGGTCACTGGTTTACTGATCAAAATGGAAGAAAG GCTTATGTAACTAAAAACGGACAGGAGCTGACAGGTCGAGTTGCCTATAGACAGTATAAGAAG GATAGTGGTGGATTCAGGAAGCCGAGGAAGAAATCTGCTGCCAAGAAGAAAACGAAATAA
- the LOC103999577 gene encoding uncharacterized protein LOC103999577: MWSPQLSHHRAKHSASGPPHASLLTGRNDKLRQLTHQSRWNAGLVAWGVVARYNVAPLPTSARLPGILSSKTLAPPPYSDPRAATKLHRRGRIRNPAFPGAGAEARLRKGGPASGGRRSGPTTPLLRWKFNEAPPPKPSRKAENAGSSEAPPPLPGVSARKLAAGIWHLQPLDAGSGVRGGGGEGRRTPPCLEFAGFPSAEMEKATKWDPGSSMTLEEVYRFYNHLKVVEHEDVNTVSIVSSLCTELEKAHACISELETERRSAKKKLDQFLKSLADEKASWQSREHEKVQAIIGAMKADLDRERKRRQRIEIVHTKLVNELTETKLAAKQLLQDYKKGCKARELVEEVCDELTKEIGEDKAEIESLKMEALNIREQVEEEKRMLQMAEVWREERVQMKLIDAKLTLEEKYSQLRDLEAELEAFLAARMDADMDVALRREAELLKEKANSVTVEEIKEFSYQPPPSSEDIYAVFEEPQPRQETNERDIQLCCNHSPRSHASKVNTASPETDVFLGHPMKQHELIDSDDDVEDDSDWETVSHAEEQGSSNTLDVSEPSVNGYCKESNASVSVADWEENGNNRLNNEIIMDCSANAMSRKKVSSICRLWRSSTHDIIEDLKRTPVEVKPGRLSDGRISNGTRASTNGEEYQKLSVEHTNGMISKGTLSPDLGFGEVGLSPGSITQWSSADSLNLHTTRGMKGCIEWPRGKHKYSLKAQLMEARMESQKIQLRHVLKQKI; the protein is encoded by the exons ATGTGGTCTCCACAGCTTTCTCATCATCGAGCAAAGCACAGTGCCAGTGGGCCACCACACGCATCTCTTCTGACAGGACGAAATGACAAACTGCGGCAGCTGACCCACCAATCACGGTGGAACGCCGGTCTCGTCGCGTGGGGCGTCGTGGCACGCTACAACGTGGCG CCACTGCCGACCTCCGCCCGCCTCCCTGGGATCCTCTCCTCGAAAACCCTGGCGCCGCCACCCTACTCCGATCCCCGTGCGGCGACGAAGCTCCATCGCCGCGGCCGGATTCGTAACCCCGCATTCCCCGGTGCTGGTGCAGAAGCCCGCCTGAGAAAGGGTGGCCCCGCTTCCGGCGGAAGGAGGAGCGGCCCCACCACCCCCTTGCTTCGGTGGAAGTTCAACGAGGCACCCCCGCCGAAGCCCAGCCGGAAGGCCGAGAATGCCGGCTCCAGTGAGGCACCGCCGCCTCTCCCAGGAGTCTCGGCGAGGAAGCTCGCGGCGGGGATCTGGCATCTGCAGCCTCTGGATGCCGGTAGCGGCGTCCGCGGCGGCGGAGGAGAAGGCCGACGAACTCCTCCATGTCTTGAG TTTGCTGGATTTCCGAGTGCTGAAATGGAGAAGGCAACTAAATGGGACCCTGGCAGCTCAATGACATTGGAGGAGGTCTATCGATTCTACAATCACCTGAAGGTTGTGGAACATGAGGATGTGAACACAGTGTCCATTGTTTCGTCTCTCTGTACTGAGCTGGAAAAGGCTCATGCCTGCATCAGTGAGCTTGAGACAGAACGGAGATCAGCAAAGAAAAAGTTGGATCAATTCTTGAAAAGCCTTGCTGATGAGAAGGCATCATGGCAGAGCAGAGAGCACGAGAAGGTCCAGGCTATAATCGGGGCAATGAAGGCTGACCTTGATAGAGAGAGGAAAAGGCGGCAAAGGATAGAGATTGTCCATACCAAGCTGGTCAATGAACTCACTGAGACGAAGTTGGCTGCGAAGCAGCTCTTGCAGGACTATAAAAAAGGATGCAAAGCACGTGAGCTTGTTGAGGAGGTCTGTGATGAGCTCACGAAAGAGATTGGCGAAGACAAAGCTGAAATTGAATCACTGAAGATGGAAGCATTAAATATCCGagaacaagttgaggaggagaagaggatgcTGCAGATGGCAGAGGTATGGCGAGAAGAAAGGGTTCAGATGAAGTTAATTGATGCAAAGCTGACTCTTGAGGAGAAATACTCGCAACTGAGGGACCTGGAAGCAGAGTTAGAAGCATTTTTGGCTGCAAGGATGGATGCGGACATGGATGTTGCACTAAGGAGGGAAGCTGAGTTGCTTAAAGAAAAAGCAAACTCAGTTACTGTTGAAGAGATAAAAGAGTTCTCTTACCAGCCACCACCTTCTTCAGAAGACATCTACGCTGTTTTTGAAGAACCCCAACCAAGACAAGAAACTAATGAAAGAGACATTCAACTTTGCTGTAATCATAGCCCTAGAAGCCATGCGTCCAAGGTTAACACGGCAAGTCCTGAGACAGATGTCTTTCTAGGACATCCAATGAAGCAGCATGAGTTGATAGATAGCGATGATGATGTAGAAGATGATAGTGACTGGGAAACAGTGAGTCATGCTGAGGAGCAAGGCTCAAGCAATACACTTGATGTGAGTGAACCATCTGTTAATGGTTACTGTAAAGAAAGCAATGCTTCAGTGAGCGTAGCAGACTGGGAGGAGAATGGAAACAACAGACTGAATAACGAAATCATCATGGATTGTTCTGCAAATGCAATGTCAAGAAAAAAGGTGTCTTCAATATGTAGGCTTTGGAGATCATCAACACATGATATTATTGAAGACCTGAAGAGAACACCGGTTGAGGTGAAACCTGGGAGGCTTTCAGATGGAAGGATCTCCAATGGAACCCGAGCTTCAACTAATGGTGAAGAATATCAGAAACTTTCAGTTGAGCATACAAATGGAATGATCTCCAAAGGAACCTTGTCTCCTGACTTAGGGTTCGGTGAAGTTGGTTTAAGCCCAGGTAGCATAACACAGTGGAGCTCTGCTGATTCACTGAATCTTCATACGACTCGAGGAATGAAAGGGTGTATTGAGTGGCCACGAGGCAAACATAAGTACAGTTTAAAGGCGCAGTTGATGGAGGCAAGGATGGAGAGTCAAAAGATTCAGTTGCGGCATGTCCTTAAACAGAAAATTTAG
- the LOC103999532 gene encoding uncharacterized protein LOC103999532 has protein sequence MVCDKCEKKLAKVIVPDKWKEGASNTTESGGRKINENKLLSKKNRWTPYGNTKCMICKQQVHQDAKYCHTCAYSKGVCAMCGKQVLDTKLYKQSNV, from the exons ATGGTGTGCGACAAGT GCGAGAAGAAGCTGGCGAAGGTAATCGTGCCGGACAAGTGGAAGGAGGGCGCCAGCAACACCACCGAGAGCGGCGGCCGAAAGATCAATGAGAACAAACTCCTCTCCAAGAAGAACAG ATGGACACCTTATGGAAATACCAAGTGCATGATTTGCAAACAACAAGTACACCAAGATGCAAAATATTGTCATACTTGTGCATACTCTAAAG GGGTGTGTGCCATGTGCGGGAAGCAAGTGCTGGATACAAAGTTATACAAGCAAAGTAACGTATGA
- the LOC135594026 gene encoding protein transport protein SEC23 E-like, translating to MAVDLAFSGGGASSTDPDGPDGVRMTWNSWPRSKVEASKCVVPVAASVTPIRASPSLVVLPYAPLRCKPPCAAVLNPFARVDFAAKIWICPLCFSRNHFPPHYAGISETNVPGELYPECTTVEYAPPPLDAAAPPPPPVFLFVLDTCLIEEELGYVQSAMRRAIDLLPDHALVGLITFGTQVHLHELGFADMSKIYVFRGTKEISREQILEQLGLSVAGVRHGAVAGAPGYLKGPQGNGLHPSTSVNRFLLPASDCEYTLNSLLDELQRNQWPVEPGNRDLRCTGVALSVAAGLLGACTGGTGARIIALVGGPCTVGPGLIVSNDQSEPVRSHKDLDKDAAPYFHKAVKFYDNLAKQLVSQGHVLDLFASALDQVGVAEMKVAVERTGGLVVLAESFGHPVFKDSFKRIFEDGEQSLGLSFNGTLEINCSKDIKIQGIIGPCTSMEKKGALCADTIVGEGNTTSWKMCGLDRSTCLTVFFDISPSERSSQPGIPNPQLYIQFLTNYQNPEGQMRLRVTTITRAWVDGSNTEELVGGFDQETTAVVLARYISLKMEMEEAFDASRWLDRSLIRLCSQFGNYRKDDPASFTLHPNFSILPQFMFNLRRSQFVQVSNNSPDETAYFRMLLNRESITNSVVMIQPSLLSYSFNSPPAPALLDVTSISADRILLLDAYFSVVIFHGMTIAQWRNMGYHNQPEHQAFAQLLQAPHDDAQLIITDRFPVPRLVICDQHGSQARFLLAKLNPSATYNSASHEVVPGSDVILTDDVSLQVFCEHLQRLAVQS from the exons ATGGCGGTCGACCTCGCCTTCAGCGGCGGCGGCGCCTCCTCCACCGACCCCGATGGACCCGACGGCGTCCGGATGACTTGGAATTCGTGGCCTCGATCCAAGGTGGAGGCGAGCAAGTGCGTCGTTCCCGTCGCCGCCTCAGTGACTCCGATCCGCGCCTCTCCTTCCCTCGTCGTTCTCCCCTACGCCCCGCTTCGCTGCAAGCCGCCCTGCGCCGCCGTGCTAAACCCCTTCGCCCGCGTCGACTTTGCTGCCAAGATCTGGATCTGCCCTCTCTGCTTCTCCCGCAACCACTTCCCCCCTCACTACGCTGGCATCAGCGAGACCAACGTCCCCGGCGAGCTGTACCCCGAGTGCACCACCGTGGAGTACGCGCCCCCGCCTCTCGATGCCGCCGCGCCTCCGCCGCCTCCCGTCTTCCTCTTCGTCCTTGATACCTGCCTCATCGAGGAGGAGCTCGGCTACGTCCAGTCCGCCATGCGCCGTGCCATCGATCTCCTACCGGACCATGCCCTCGTTGGGCTTATTACTTTCGGCACCCAGGTCCACCTCCACGAGCTGGGCTTCGCGGATATGTCGAAGATCTACGTGTTTAGGGGAACCAAGGAGATCTCAAGAGAGCAGATCTTGGAACAGTTGGGACTTTCGGTAGCTGGTGTTCGCCATGGTGCCGTTGCTGGAGCGCCAGGGTATCTCAAGGGACCCCAGGGAAATGGGTTGCATCCTTCGACGTCCGTCAATAGATTCCTACTTCCCGCGTCCGACTGTGAATATACCCTCAATTCT TTGCTAGATGAGTTGCAGAGGAATCAGTGGCCAGTGGAACCGGGGAATCGTGATTTGCGGTGCACGGGGGTTGCCCTCAGTGTCGCAGCTGGCTTACTAGGAGCATGTACTGGTGGTACCGGAGCCCGAATCATAGCTTTGGTTGGTGGACCATGTACCGTTGGCCCTGGACTG ATTGTGTCAAACGATCAATCAGAGCCAGTTCGTTCACATAAAGATCTTGATAAAGATGCTGCTCCATATTTCCACAAAGCtgttaaattttatgataatcttGCCAAGCAGCTGGTTAGCCAGGGCCATGTTTTGGACCTTTTTGCTTCAGCACTTGATCAG GTTGGGGTTGCGGAGATGAAAGTAGCAGTTGAAAGAACTGGTGGACTAGTTGTGCTCGCTGAAAGTTTTGGACATCCGGTTTTCAAAGATTCTTTTAAGCGAATTTTTGAGGATGGAGAGCAGTCTCTAGGCCTTTCTTTTAA TGGCACTCTTGAGATTAATTGCTCAAAGGACATCAAAATTCAGGGAATTATTGGACCATGTACATCTATGGAGAAG AAGGGGGCTCTTTGTGCTGACACCATTGTAGGAGAAGGAAATACAACTTCATGGAAGATGTGTGGTCTTGATAGAAGTACTTGTTTGACTGTGTTCTTTGATATTTCACCTAGTGAACGGTCAAGCCAACCTGGAATACCAAATCCACAGCTGTATATACAATTCTTAACAAA TTATCAAAATCCTGAAGGTCAGATGAGGCTACGGGTTACAACAATTACTAGGGCATGGGTGGATGGTTCTAACACAGAG GAATTAGTTGGAGGATTTGACCAGGAAACTACAGCTGTTGTATTAGCAAGATATATCTCTTTGAAAATGGAGATGGAG GAAGCATTTGATGCATCACGATGGTTGGACAGATCTCTCATCCGTCTTTGCTCACAGTTTGGTAATTACCGAAAAGATGACCCTGCTTCATTTACGCTGCATCCAAATTTTTCAATATTACCACAGTTTATGTTTAACTTACGGCGCTCGCAATTCGTTCAG GTTTCTAACAATAGTCCTGATGAGACTGCTTACTTCCGAATGTTGTTAAATCGGGAGAGTATCACCAATTCTGTTGTTATGATCCAGCCTTCACTGCTTTCTTATTCATTTAATTCACCTCCTGCACCTGCATTGTTGGATGTGACATCTATATCCGCAGATAGGATACTTTTGCTTGATGCTTATTTCAGTGTTGTTATTTTTCATGGTATGACCATTGCTCAATGGCGCAATATGGGCTACCATAATCAACCAGAGCATCAG GCTTTTGCTCAGCTATTACAAGCACCTCACGATGATGCTCAATTGATCATCACAGACCGGTTCCCTGTTCCCAGATTAGTGATTTGTGATCAGCATGGCTCGCAG GCAAGATTTTTGTTGGCGAAGTTGAACCCATCAGCCACATATAACTCCGCCTCTCATGAGGTAGTTCCTGGCAGTGATGTCATCTTGACGGATGATGTCAGCCTTCAAGTTTTCTGTGAGCATCTTCAGAGGTTGGCTGTTCAGTCATGA